Proteins found in one Pyrus communis chromosome 15, drPyrComm1.1, whole genome shotgun sequence genomic segment:
- the LOC137718175 gene encoding SUMO-conjugating enzyme SCE1-like, whose amino-acid sequence MSGGIARGRLAEERKAWRKNHPHGFVAKPETASDGSVNLMVWQCIIPGKPSTDWEGGYFPLTLNFTEDYPSKPPKCKFPHGFFHPNVYPSGTVCLSILNEDKGWRPAITVKQILIGIQDLLGQPNPADPAQAEGYQLFIQEPAEYKRRVQQQAKQYPPVL is encoded by the exons ATGTCTGGAGGAATCGCGCGCGGTCGTCTCGCCGAGGAGCGAAAAGCGTGGCGCAAGAACCACCCACAT ggttttgtggcgAAGCCGGAGACTGCTTCGGATGGCTCCGTCAATTTGATGGTGTGGCAGTGCATCATCCCCGGCAAACCATCT ACTGATTGGGAAGGTGGCTACTTTCCACTTACACTTAACTTCACCGAGGATTACCCCAGCAAGCCCCCGAAATGCAAGTTCCCACATGGCTTTTTCCACCCTAATGTGTATCCTTCTGGAACTGTTTGTCTTTCAATTCTCAACGAGGACAAA GGTTGGAGACCGGCCATCACAGTGAAGCAAATCCTCATAGGCATTCAGGATTTGCTAGGCCAGCCTAATCCTGCTGATCCGGCACAAGCTGAAGGTTATCAACTCTTTATCCAG GAACCAGCTGAGTACAAGCGAAGAGTGCAACAGCAGGCAAAGCAATATCCACCTGTTCTATGA
- the LOC137718838 gene encoding uncharacterized protein: MFGLKHAAVVAVSAGVVAVVVLIVLWRWNCYKKRKQNAGSGGMTTAAAATTVVRAQSLQDGIARLHHHQPSKSMSTRNNYYRRGVSGKPLFSWGNHPTSVTDAVENGWSRFGFTNYQSSGSTRSRLLGMCVAGDQVREAEPEISWEVCQGSADFMQKIRLNPGLKKVLNLSASSSASAAASVMKTALPLPGPPLGNNSFPQEAYFEITILSSHDGDETSQSIVKEGEKIKLIQERYDENSSSDSLVHVRSSSESISRIEELKIRVKDDIHHGKNEAVLLSIGLSVGGALPLKLPGSYRGSIGFGSNGSVHLDGIKLVFESEKATWGQRDRVIGCGFDPRQKKVYFTAESELVHMVHCKSEEFGTPLYPTLAANTDITVLVNLGQSAFKFAPANAQRTANPCFVGPLVRSSAAAFYEDSMELFSMDRSIDSQWLNRCTTKGSRNRSHELEFDDESEADLFEIVLESSGRSPHTIS; this comes from the exons ATGTTCGGATTGAAGCATGCCGCGGTGGTTGCAGTCAGCGCAGGAGTTGTTGCGGTGGTTGTTTTGATCGTATTATGGCGATGGAATTGTTACAAGAAACGTAAACAAAATGCTGGCAGCGGCGGCATGACAACGGCGGCCGCAGCGACGACGGTTGTTAGAGCACAGAGCCTGCAGGATGGAATTGCAAGGCTTCATCACCACCAACCAAGCAAGAGCATGTCGACCAGGAACAACTATTACCGCCGGGGGGTTTCTGGAAAGCCGCTGTTCAGCTGGGGTAATCATCCGACGTCCGTCACGGACGCCGTGGAAAACGGGTGGTCACGATTCGGCTTCACAAATTATCAATCTTCCGGTTCGACAAGGTCGAGACTTTTGGGGATGTGCGTGGCCGGCGATCAAGTTAGGGAAGCAGAGCCGGAGATAAGCTGGGAAGTTTGTCAAGGATCAGCCGATTTCATGCAGAAAATTCGACTCAATCCTGGGTTGAAAAAAGTGCTCAATTTAAGCGCTTCTAGTTCTGCTTCTGCTGCCGCCTCTGTGATGAAAACTGCTCTTCCTCTGCCCGGCCCTCCTCTTGGAAACAATTCCTTCCCGCAAGAAGCTTATTTCGAGATCACAATTTTGAGTTCGCACGACGGCGATGAAACAAGTCAGTCGATTGTTAAGGAAGGAGAGAAGATTAAACTGATTCAGGAGAGATACGATGAGAATTCGAGTTCGGATTCTTTGGTTCATGTGAGGAGTAGTAGTGAGAGCATTAGCAGAATTGAGGAGTTGAAGATTAGAGTAAAGGATGATATTCATCATGGTAAAAATGAAGCTGTGTTGCTGTCGATTGGACTCTCCGTCGGCGGCGCTCTTCCTCTCAAACTTCCGGGAAGTTATCGGGGAAGCATTGGATTCGGCTCCAATGGCTCTGTCCATCTTGATG ggatTAAACTTGTGTTTGAATCAGAAAAAGCAACATGGGGACAAAGAGACAGAGTGATTGGATGTGGGTTTGATCCCAGACAAAAGAAGGTATACTTCACTGCGGAATCAGAGCTAGTGCATATGGTCCACTGCAAGTCAGAGGAATTCGGCACTCCTCTCTATCCAACCCTAGCAGCAAACACTGACATTACTGTCCTGGTCAACCTTGGTCAAAGTGCCTTCAAGTTTGCCCCGGCCAATGCCCAGAGGACAGCTAACCCTTGCTTTGTGGGCCCTCTTGTGAGATCCTCTGCTGCTGCATTCTATGAAGATAGCATGGAGCTTTTCTCCATGGACAGATCAATTGACTCCCAGTGGCTCAACAGGTGCACAACCAAGGGCAGCCGAAACCGTAGTCACGAACTGGAGTTTGATGATGAATCTGAAGCTGATTTGTTTGAGATTGTCTTGGAGAGTAGTGGAAGATCCCCACACACGATATCGTAG